One Bombina bombina isolate aBomBom1 chromosome 5, aBomBom1.pri, whole genome shotgun sequence DNA segment encodes these proteins:
- the LOC128661057 gene encoding GSK-3-binding protein-like codes for MPCRKESFLLLEQSVTVGSQEVDTLVARIGEALQLNAQRSPTSCSRAYATLKTPLPVITRAATSCSCVRGRSTPYPVCTPRGAGRYHHQNLCTGPRGNKQLCGRGWVRSSCRKHSSQQDDEDGVEDDPHQLLQELLLSGNLIKEAVRRLHLTGSVESPSTQGSAVQCKVVDSTETTTVQ; via the coding sequence ATGCCGTGCCGTAAAGAGAGCTTCCTGCTGCTGGAGCAGTCTGTAACCGTGGGCTCTCAGGAGGTGGACACCCTGGTGGCTCGGATAGGGGAAGCTCTTCAACTTAACGCACAGAGAAGCCCAACATCATGCAGCAGGGCATACGCAACACTCAAAACGCCGCTTCCGGTCATCACACGAGCGGCCACTTCTTGTTCGTGTGTGCGGGGCCGGAGCACGCCGTACCCAGTGTGTACCCCGAGGGGGGCCGGCAGATACCATCACCAAAACCTCTGCACGGGGCCCCGGGGAAATAAACAGTTATGCGGACGAGGCTGGGTAAGGAGCAGCTGCAGGAAACACAGCAGCCAGCAGGATGATGAGGACGGTGTTGAAGATGATCCTCATCAATTGCTGCAAGAGCTACTGCTGTCAGGAAACCTAATCAAAGAGGCTGTTAGGAGACTTCATCTTACCGGCTCAGTGGAAAGCCCCTCCACGCAAGGTTCTGCAGTGCAATGCAAAGTGGTAGACTCCACAGAGACCACGACCGTGCAGTGA